A window from Macaca nemestrina isolate mMacNem1 chromosome 8, mMacNem.hap1, whole genome shotgun sequence encodes these proteins:
- the LOC105468474 gene encoding NADH dehydrogenase [ubiquinone] 1 beta subcomplex subunit 9 has product MALSVSGVYLTHQQKVLRLYKRALRHLESWCVHRDKYRYFACLMRARFEEHKNEKDMMKATQLLKEAEEEFWFCQHPQPYIFPDSPGGTSYERYDCYKVPEWCLDDWHPSEKAMYPDYFAKREQWKKLRRESWEREVKQLQEETSPGGPLTEALPPARKEGDLPPLWWHIVTRPRERPT; this is encoded by the exons ATGGCATTATCGGTGTCGGGGGTCTACCTGACCCATCAGCAGAAGGTGTTGCGGCTTTATAAGCGGGCGCTGCGCCACCTGGAGTCGTGGTGCGTCCACAG AGACAAATACCGATACTTTGCTTGTTTGATGAGAGCCCGGTTTGAAGAACATAAGAATGAAAAGGATATGATGAAGGCCACCCAGCTGCtgaaggaggctgaggaagaattctGGTTCTGTCAGCATCCACAGCCGTACATCTTCCCTGACTCTCCTGGGGGCACCTCCTATGAGAGATACGATTGCTACAAG GTCCCAGAATGGTGCTTAGATGACTGGCATCCTTCTGAGAAGGCAATGTATCCTGATTACTTTGCCAAGAGAGAACAGTGGAAGAAACTGCGGAGGGAAAGCTGGGAACGAGAG GTTAAGCAGCTGCAGGAGGAAACGTCACCTGGTGGTCCTTTAACTGAAGCTTTGCCCCCTGCCCGAAAGGAAGGTGATTTGCCTCCACTGTGGTGGCATATTGTGACCAGACCCCGGGAGCGGCCCACATAG